A region of the Acidimicrobiales bacterium genome:
CGTCTGCCATGGTCCTGCCTGACTAGTTGATGATCTTGGTGACGCGGCCGGCGCCGACCGTGCGGCCACCCTCGCGGATCGCGAAACGAAGCCCCTCGTCCATCGCGATCGGGTGGATCAACTCCACGGTCATCTCCGTGTTGTCACCCGGCATGCAC
Encoded here:
- the tuf gene encoding elongation factor Tu (EF-Tu; promotes GTP-dependent binding of aminoacyl-tRNA to the A-site of ribosomes during protein biosynthesis; when the tRNA anticodon matches the mRNA codon, GTP hydrolysis results; the inactive EF-Tu-GDP leaves the ribosome and release of GDP is promoted by elongation factor Ts; many prokaryotes have two copies of the gene encoding EF-Tu); this encodes CMPGDNTEMTVELIHPIAMDEGLRFAIREGGRTVGAGRVTKIIN